One part of the Candidatus Binatia bacterium genome encodes these proteins:
- a CDS encoding DUF2855 family protein: protein MTGSAMTTEIRVRRDNLRETSVATRALPPLENGQVLVHVERFALTANNVSYGLTGDMIGYWRFYPTQDPWGVIPVWGFADVIESRCDAIAVGERIWGFLPMASHAVLSPASVRADSFVDDTPHRRDLPPVYNQYRRTSAEPADMKKWDDARCLYVPLFSTAFILTDWLEDNRWFGAKQVLIGSASSRTGFGLADLLSRVPGHPVRVIGLTSKPNEAFVRSLGTCDEVVTYDNVATLDPSVPSAFVDMSGSASLLSAVHGHFQDRLGVSCQVGATHWDDSRRPHELPGPVPQFFFAPTQIIKREQEWGPGELLRRAMVESLRIVAAIAPTMRIAHVRGPEACRTALDEMVAGRTPPTTGVILALDGTTAAP, encoded by the coding sequence ACCAGGGCCCTGCCGCCGCTCGAGAACGGCCAGGTGCTCGTGCACGTGGAGCGTTTCGCGCTGACGGCGAACAACGTCAGTTACGGCCTGACCGGAGACATGATCGGGTACTGGCGATTCTATCCGACGCAGGACCCGTGGGGCGTGATTCCGGTCTGGGGTTTCGCCGACGTCATCGAATCGCGCTGCGACGCCATCGCCGTCGGAGAGCGAATCTGGGGTTTCCTCCCGATGGCCTCCCACGCCGTGCTGAGTCCCGCGTCGGTGCGGGCGGATTCCTTCGTCGACGACACGCCCCACCGCCGCGATCTGCCGCCCGTATACAACCAGTATCGTCGCACCAGCGCCGAGCCGGCGGACATGAAGAAATGGGACGACGCGCGCTGCCTGTACGTGCCGCTGTTCTCGACCGCATTCATCCTGACCGACTGGCTCGAGGACAACCGCTGGTTCGGCGCAAAACAGGTGCTGATCGGCAGCGCTTCGTCCAGGACCGGATTCGGCCTTGCGGACCTGCTGTCGCGCGTGCCGGGGCACCCGGTTCGCGTGATCGGGCTTACCTCCAAGCCGAACGAAGCATTCGTGCGCAGCCTCGGCACCTGTGACGAAGTAGTCACGTACGACAACGTCGCGACGCTCGATCCCTCGGTGCCGTCCGCTTTCGTCGACATGTCCGGTTCGGCTTCGCTGCTCAGTGCAGTACACGGGCATTTCCAGGATCGTCTTGGCGTGAGCTGCCAGGTCGGAGCGACGCACTGGGACGACTCGCGTCGCCCTCACGAGCTTCCCGGCCCGGTGCCCCAGTTCTTCTTTGCGCCGACACAGATCATCAAGCGCGAACAGGAATGGGGCCCCGGCGAGCTGCTGCGGCGCGCGATGGTCGAGAGCCTGCGCATCGTCGCTGCGATCGCGCCGACGATGCGCATCGCGCACGTTCGCGGCCCCGAGGCCTGCCGCACCGCGCTCGACGAGATGGTTGCCGGCCGCACTCCCCCGACCACCGGCGTCATTCTCGCGCTCGACGGCACGACCGCCGCGCCGTGA